CATAAAGGTGTGCTGTCCCTCGTTCTATCTGCTTCAACGCCTCTGCTCGCTCTTAATCCCAGTCACATTCTGCTGATTGTTGATGTTCACACTGTAACAGACAGACAAGGAACATTTATACATGCTACAGAAATGAGGACACCTGAATGAAAAAACATATATGGCTTTTGACAGCCTCTGATTGTAAAGTGAGATTATTTTCCCACAAATAATCAATCACcagagtttaaactctgaaCTCTCAGATGAGATTACTTTCCACCAAATGAAGAGATAcaatgttattaaaaagaaagatggatgcaGTCAATCTGATCATATGGcctacattttcagtttaaaattcagattttgctttaaaagtcaACTAATACAGCAAGAACATGTGTGATCCTGATGTAGCTGTAAAAGTGATCTATTTCGTGCTTTTTATGAAATCCCCAGCTTTGAAGACAAAGGAAACTTCTCCAGAACCAGCTTGAAACTTACACAAAGCATAAGTGTTGTTTTCCAAAATAACCACTAAAGTACAGTTGCTGCACCGCTGTGACGCCAAATTGCAGAGATGCTCGGGCCTCCTCCAGGAAgttgacagtgaaaacaccatttgtCCTCCACAACACTTGTCTCAACTATAAGACACCTGGAGCTGAAGAACCAGTTAACTGTGAGGTTCCTTGTTCTTAAACTCAAAGACGAAATGTCTCACAGTCATAAAGGACTCCTTTACAGTATGGCAAGGAAGCAAATAGTATTGTATCACAACAGGATTATATCATCACAGAGTCCACAAGAGTCCACTTCTTCCTGGATTTCAAAAACATAATGTTAATCATCCTGCACAAAGATCTGAGGTATTTCCggggttttcttctgtttgtcttgtaaaCGTGATGCATTTACCAAGAGTTTGACACTTCCTTCACAGGTCGTGCAGGTTACACAGGTTAAAATATCGGTttgtgggagatccagcagGATAAAAAGAGGTGTGAGTCGACAGAAGCCTCACAGCTCAACTACAGGACAGACCTACAGGACAGACCTACAGCCATGCAGCACTTCACAGCGAGCACCATCTTGTGTAAGTATGCAtgtctctgatgatgatgattattgttattgttattattattattattaataataataatcacagacAAGTATATCATATTTAATTTGGGCAATAACAACTGACATGAATGGCACAGTGATGCCAGTGATTTGGTGTTCATGCAGGTAGAATTTTGCGACAATATGCTTCATTTcatgatacatttttttaataaaaggattcAAGCTTTGCAAACatgattaaaagcagcatttattgtgttttccagTGCTGGCAGCAACATGTTCACTCATGACAACAGGTAATCGAACGTTACACAGGCTTTTTGTCTAGCTTCAGAGTGTGAATTCAACAGTGCAGATGAACATGTCCTGCCTTTGCAGCCGCCGCTGTCGCCAGAGTGACCACCTGTGGAAGCCCATTTAACGTCCATCACCTGAGATGTGGTACGAGCTTCTATGCTACACATGTTTAAATGACCTTCTTAGCTGCTTTTGCCGTGTCATTGTAGTGCCGTTCGTGGTTTTACAAGCATTACAATTGTGGCATtaaataatttgatagaaatacactgattctaaataaaatacacactcagaccctagtttaaaaaaataaaaacaatgtttttttcacAAGCCAGCCAagtaaaagtaatttatttagTGCTTTTCATTGTATAAAATGTTATCTAAATGCTGATGTAATTCCTGCACACTGTAGTATCTATCCCCTGAGAAAAAAGTATCAAATAAGAGTGTCAAAGGTTTGTGCTCAGAAAACCTTCGCTGTCTATTTCAGAGAAGGGAGTGATCAGCGTGCAAGCTGCCCTGTACGGCCGCGCAGACACGGACACCTGCAGCGAGGGCAGGCCTGTAGGCCAATTGACCAACACAACCTGCTCGCAACCAGGCACGGAGGATCTTGTCAAGACGAGGTAGACACGTTCCTGTTCCGACCGGCGCTGTTGCTTCCAATGCAACAGCCTATCAGACCACATTCACGTTCAACAACAATTTTTAGCAGAACCAAAGTCCTTCGGGCAGTGAATGGTTCATTTGACAATAGAAAGGAAATTTGAAttggaaaacaaatgaatgaaacagttATAATTTAACCCTTAATATTTATTGGTAATTAAGtgattctaaaaaaaattatagaTCCAACAGAAAGGCCAATTGAcctattatattaaaaaaatgcttgCAGGGACAAATAAAGTCCCGTGTAACAACTGCTCCCATTTATGTTCTACTCAGATGTGATGGCAAAAAAGAATGTGAGATCAACATAAGAGACGTGGCTACCCCTGATCCCTGTGTGGGCACCTTTAAGTACCTGGACACCAACTACACCTGTCTACCAGCAAGTCAGTCAACAGTAACACTGAAACAGCCCCATCGGTTGTAACTGTATGTTCCTCTAACCTCATTGGTTCTTTCGACAGTTCACGTTGTTGCCTGTGAGGGCTCGCTGGcccatttgttctgcggtaagACTTCATTATTCGTTTCACATTCACAGAACGTTACTCTGATCTCATtactctgctttcctccatcagctgaagGACAGGTCATTTCTGTGTACGGTGCTGATTACGGCCGTCGGGACGAGACCACGTGCTCTTACAGGCGCTTCAGCTTTCAGACGAGGAACACCCTCTGCTCAGGCCCCACTAACAAAGTTGCAGAGCTGTACGCCTACAAAACTTGCTGGTTTCAGCACACGTGTGAGAAGAATCACAGTAAAACCTGGAATAAGTAACGTTACTGTTTATCCACAGGTGTAATGGAAAGAACAGGTGCACGTTCAGAGTTGGAAGCTCACTGTTTGGAGACCCCTGTAGGAACACCTATAAGTACCTGGAGCTGGCTTACGTCTGTGAATGTACGTTTTAGTGGTTTACACTTGAATCATTTGGTGTGATATGAGTCTAGATTTTGTCCTTGTAATATGCACTTGAACCACTAGTTGTCACTATTCTCCTCtaaacctttttcttctttttcagatcCTGTGATTGTTCCATACGAGCATTACTCTCCAGAATGAAACTACAGCCATTTCTGCAAGCTTATGCTTTCAATaaggacaaaacaacaaaccaagacatacaaaaaaaatcaattcaaactgaaaatgacATACTGCATACAACACATGATTCCATTTGATTAGAATTTGGTGATGaagattgattttctttctttctgggggttgtatttaaaaattaaattttacaattaaaatgcagcaaatgacATTGATTTCTCAGTTTTTCCCTTATAAATATCTCCAAACTGGGGCTTTACTGGTTTAGGTAAcccaacaagcagcagcctTACACAGCTGTCTTTCCTGTCTAAAGACTGGAACCCATCTTAAGGAAGGAGGcaaatagaacaaacataagGTGTCAAAAGGTGTATTCCACCACTCCATGTTTTTATGCCATGGAATCCCAAATACTTCAgaagacaataaaagcaaagaGGTGTCATTTTAATAACCAGTTCAGGCTTTATTGGTTACTACTTCAATGATACAGTCCTTTAGGTATTTTACTTAGATACAGATCTTAAGTTAACCACTTTAGTCTGGTGTTACATGGTTAAAGCAAAAACATTCTTAGAAGTACTGATGAATGAGATTAAATGGTGATTTTTGCATCCTCGCTACCAAATAACGGTCAAGTTGTCGATGTCTTTGTTGAGGTCGGTCTTTGACGGGTAGACGACCTTAAGGTTCCCGTCGTGGTCGACCGTTCGGACCTGCTGCACGATGAGCTCGCTGGACATCTCGCGGGGGCCAGACGGCTCTTGCGGGCTCCCCTCTTCCCCATCTGAGCTcacttcttcctgatgttctaCTGTGAACTTGTTCAACTCTGCcattttctgtgattaaaaCAGGAAGCGACATTGCTTGTTTTATGCAGGAGAAACACCAATTAAAGATGgtaaaaaggagaaattgttttaaaagaCATCACATAAAAATCTGGGTATTAAGAACTTGGGCTCATCCAGGATCAAAAACTCACTTAACTAACAGGAGGCCAGATCGATAAGTACTTTAAAAAAGTAGTCAGGACAATTTTAGATCAGTGGTAAAATGGTGGAGCTAGGCCAGCGGGGGGTTGATGTAGGCTGTTGACACCTGTACGAAACCTCGCTGCTAGACAAAAAGCTGTGACTTCATTTAAAAGCTTACTGCAACCAGCTCGTCCATCACGTCTTTACACGTCTGCAGGCTGGTGGCACTTGTCACTTCCAAGAGCAGCTCCTTGGTCGTCTTTTTGATCTGTGAGGTACAATCGGCCGTGAGTTTAACCACTGCAACCTTAAAATGACACGACTTTGTCTTCAGTTTATATCAAGATGACGTGCACCTTGGTTTTCTCACTGTTTGATCTTATATCCCCCCCAATCATTCTAGATTTATGAAGCATTAAACTGTTGGTTTTAATATTTGGAATTCCTACTATTTTCTGCCAGTCAACATTTATGCATCATGTCTTTGACCTGTCGATGATAGCAGAATTGGCTGACAGTCTGCTGCTTCAAGTGTCCTATCATCCATCTTCATGCAACCTGAGGACACAACACATTTTTGTCGATGCAACATGTTTTAAGGTTTTGTCTGGGGCTTCTTCCTACGTCATTCAAATAAAACTTGATGATCTAACAGTTTTGTTTGCCTTAgagtcttcctctttcctcattgtttcctctttgtataaaaccacagctgcaggaaatgattATCTCTggctttaacaaaaaaatatatctgaacaggcatcttttgttttttttacatctgtaTTAATATAATGTGCGTAGACAGAATAAAAGTCATACCTAAGGGTTATAACCATAATAAATGTACAATGTGAGGTTAAAGAGAATGATTGCCTTTATAAAGCAGAAgttcaaaggaaacaaatgGTAATGCTGAAGCTGCCTAAAGATGTATTTAgttatgttaaaataaaaatccatgaaaatattctgtcaccAGGCTACGCTCAGTACCCCAGAGTgacaaaatgaaagcagaattTTAGATCTTTGTGCAttataaaaacaaaccctggagGATTTAATGGACCTCAGACGTCCACTTAGCTGTAGCACCTTTGCAGCAGTTGCAGCCTCAAGTCTTCTTGGGGGATGGGGGTGTCAAAGGCAATGATCTCCTGGATTCAGGGagatcctctgcagctctgctcaagCTTCATCGGGTCCAACAGACATTTTCTGAGCTCTCCACAGAGTTTGAGTAGGTTAAAGTCTGGGTTCCTGCTGGTCCACGTTCAGAGGACTGCTGTTCTTAAGGTTGTTGTCTTGTTGACAGCAGTGACCCAGTCTGATCCCTTCCAACCCAGTCTAACCCAGTCAGCACAGAATCAAGTTTTCATAAAAAACTCCAAGCAGCTTTTCAGCAACGCTGACCTACTGccatgaaccagctcagggctcagacaaagtagggagaacacacaggatggattttttagaacaaagggaatttattgattgatcatgcaaaacaacaaaccaaagcagaacacccaagcagtcctggagggagccaagcaagagagtgactgcccagactgtggagcatttatagccctcacagctgatcagtccaggtgagctggatcgccacttagcagcagttggcccacccactgcctgcagaagggaggagacaacagagaggcaggcagagaagacacagccagggtTGTCACACTACATATGTAGACATAGatgctaaatggactggtggtACTGGGACACAGAAGATAAATGGATGGGTGATTGAAGATAAAAAAGACTATTAATAATGGAACATAGAGGTTCAATAGACTTATACGACTAATCACCAACAGATCAAAACCTCTAAGACAAAGGAAATTGTTATTCTGGACTTTGGGGAGGCTCCGACCAAGACCGCA
This genomic window from Takifugu rubripes chromosome 3, fTakRub1.2, whole genome shotgun sequence contains:
- the LOC115249058 gene encoding leucine-rich repeat-containing protein 47-like, which gives rise to MIGHLKQQTVSQFCYHRQIKKTTKELLLEVTSATSLQTCKDVMDELVAKMAELNKFTVEHQEEVSSDGEEGSPQEPSGPREMSSELIVQQVRTVDHDGNLKVVYPSKTDLNKDIDNLTVIW